In Nitrospirota bacterium, the following are encoded in one genomic region:
- a CDS encoding restriction endonuclease — MIKNKPHHKHLSSSSDLVTTYEEVRAGFVALALEKNRRATPFVEQARSLKAAASQAATPVDLLNIETIQPALLTASGVSDKAVNYLLPEDKIEAIHGLIAKYLEPAGPAFVEELVFRFLLTRGDTLGGSMRNIGGVMGERKLTRATLANLALAKIPYQWLHSDSKEWIIGKDDDADIELYLTALSWSFKDRTRTMIYNRTVPFIKKNIDLCLLDCKPQELKTAFTMPSRYVALGELKGGIDPAGADEHWKTARTSLTRIRKAFSNKRLSPYIFFVGAAIENSMAEEIWNQLEDGTLANAANLTNADQVASLCGWLCSL; from the coding sequence ATGATTAAAAACAAACCGCATCATAAACATCTGTCCAGTAGTTCAGACCTTGTAACTACGTATGAAGAAGTTAGAGCCGGGTTTGTCGCTCTGGCTCTTGAAAAAAACCGTAGAGCAACCCCTTTTGTGGAGCAAGCGCGTTCTTTAAAAGCAGCAGCATCTCAAGCCGCAACTCCTGTTGATTTGCTTAACATTGAAACCATACAACCTGCCCTATTGACAGCATCGGGCGTGTCAGACAAAGCAGTTAATTATCTCCTGCCTGAAGACAAGATAGAGGCAATCCATGGATTGATTGCAAAATACCTTGAACCAGCGGGGCCTGCTTTTGTTGAAGAACTGGTTTTTAGGTTTCTGTTAACAAGGGGCGATACCTTGGGTGGTTCAATGCGAAATATCGGCGGAGTCATGGGAGAGCGCAAACTGACTCGTGCGACTCTTGCGAACCTTGCGCTTGCTAAAATCCCTTATCAATGGCTTCACTCTGACAGTAAGGAATGGATAATCGGTAAAGATGACGATGCTGACATAGAACTGTATCTTACCGCACTCAGTTGGTCATTCAAAGACAGAACTCGCACTATGATTTATAACCGGACGGTGCCTTTTATAAAGAAAAATATAGATTTGTGCCTTCTTGATTGTAAGCCTCAAGAATTGAAAACCGCCTTTACTATGCCATCTCGTTACGTTGCTCTCGGAGAACTCAAAGGCGGTATTGATCCTGCCGGAGCAGATGAACATTGGAAAACAGCAAGAACATCTTTAACCCGTATACGCAAAGCGTTTTCTAATAAGCGGCTTTCTCCTTATATATTTTTTGTTGGTGCAGCAATTGAAAACAGCATGGCCGAGGAAATATGGAATCAGTTGGAAGATGGGACATTGGCTAATGCTGCCAATTTGACCAATGCGGATCAAGTTGCATCCTTATGTGGATGGTTGTGTAGTTTATAA
- a CDS encoding site-specific DNA-methyltransferase → MKQQTALTEIETLDNKLMQRFHNKIKLQPELTRQLVSFQANKPRPTYRWYKYKEAFSASLIELLLSKYGITSGKVLDPFAGSGTALFATSDAGIDGDGIELLPIGQQIILARKCLEREFTKDDFACLKRWEIERPWSQSQLRISLSELRITAGAYPKKTFELIEKYMGALQRENKQVQSVLRFALLCVLESVSFTRKDGQYLRWDYRSGRRQSAKPFDKGEILNFDKAICAKINEICDDLEAGKDTSKLFSTKVLQGDINLFCGSCLDIMPTLPENLYNAVVTSPPYCNRYDYTRTYALELALLGIGEEEISRLRQEMLSCTVENRAKDLLKINPKWRDAIVAADNQRLLQAILRYLEAEKEEGRLNNNGIPRMVHGYFYEMACVIGECARVLKPNALLFMVNDNVRYAGASISVDMILSDIAENLGFHVENILVLPNGKGNSSQQMGKHGRDPLRKCVYVWRKI, encoded by the coding sequence ATTAAACAGCAGACCGCTTTAACCGAAATAGAAACTCTCGACAATAAATTGATGCAGCGCTTTCATAATAAAATCAAGCTTCAGCCGGAATTAACACGGCAGCTTGTAAGTTTTCAAGCCAATAAACCAAGACCGACCTACCGCTGGTATAAATACAAAGAGGCGTTTTCCGCATCTCTTATTGAACTTCTGTTGTCAAAATATGGAATTACATCCGGTAAAGTGCTCGACCCGTTTGCAGGCAGCGGCACTGCCTTGTTTGCGACAAGCGATGCAGGAATTGATGGTGATGGCATTGAACTGCTTCCTATCGGACAGCAGATTATCCTTGCAAGGAAATGTTTAGAGAGAGAATTTACAAAAGATGATTTTGCTTGCCTTAAACGCTGGGAGATTGAGCGGCCTTGGTCTCAATCACAACTCAGAATATCTCTTTCTGAGTTACGCATTACAGCAGGCGCATATCCTAAGAAAACTTTTGAATTAATCGAGAAATATATGGGTGCTTTGCAGAGAGAAAATAAACAGGTTCAGTCTGTTTTAAGATTTGCCTTGTTATGTGTGTTGGAATCGGTCAGCTTTACGCGAAAGGATGGGCAATATCTCCGTTGGGATTATCGTTCAGGCCGCAGGCAAAGCGCAAAACCATTCGATAAAGGGGAAATACTCAATTTTGATAAGGCAATCTGCGCCAAAATAAATGAGATTTGCGATGATTTAGAGGCAGGCAAGGATACCTCTAAACTATTTTCCACAAAAGTTTTACAGGGAGATATAAATCTTTTTTGCGGTTCATGCCTTGATATAATGCCTACCTTGCCAGAGAACTTATATAACGCAGTGGTGACATCCCCGCCTTATTGTAACCGCTATGATTATACAAGAACGTACGCATTAGAATTAGCGCTTCTTGGCATAGGAGAAGAGGAAATAAGCAGGCTTAGACAGGAAATGTTAAGTTGTACGGTTGAAAACAGGGCAAAAGATTTATTGAAAATTAATCCGAAATGGCGAGACGCCATAGTAGCCGCAGACAATCAGAGATTGTTACAGGCTATCTTGCGTTATCTTGAGGCAGAAAAAGAAGAAGGCCGCTTAAATAACAACGGCATTCCGAGGATGGTGCACGGCTATTTTTATGAAATGGCGTGCGTCATTGGCGAGTGCGCACGTGTCTTGAAACCAAATGCCCTTTTATTTATGGTAAATGACAATGTGCGTTATGCAGGCGCAAGCATTTCAGTTGATATGATCCTTTCTGACATAGCCGAAAATCTGGGATTCCATGTAGAAAATATTCTTGTTTTGCCAAACGGCAAGGGCAACAGCAGCCAGCAAATGGGTAAACATGGACGTGATCCATTAAGAAAATGTGTTTATGTCTGGAGGAAGATATGA
- a CDS encoding four helix bundle protein yields the protein MINKKDEKPALIPPHGGYRNLKSYQTTEIIYDATVVFCDRFIGKRSRTHDQMVQAARSGKQNIAEGSMASGTSKKTELKLIGVARASLEELLLDYHDFLRQKGLLLWEKNNPEAQAIRKLAWEENRSYKTYRTYIEQSSPEVAANTLICLIHQANYLLDQQLRQLEKQFLEEGGFTEKLYQARLQVRRK from the coding sequence ATGATAAATAAGAAAGATGAAAAACCTGCCCTAATCCCTCCTCACGGCGGATACCGCAACCTAAAATCCTATCAGACTACAGAAATCATTTATGACGCCACAGTTGTATTCTGCGATAGATTTATCGGCAAGCGGTCGCGCACGCATGACCAGATGGTGCAGGCAGCGCGCAGCGGCAAGCAGAATATTGCAGAAGGCAGCATGGCTTCAGGCACTTCAAAAAAGACCGAGCTGAAACTTATCGGAGTAGCCCGCGCAAGCCTTGAAGAGCTGCTGCTTGACTACCATGATTTTCTGCGGCAAAAGGGGTTACTGCTCTGGGAGAAAAACAATCCAGAGGCACAAGCCATTCGAAAGCTTGCTTGGGAAGAGAATAGGTCGTATAAGACCTATAGGACATATATCGAGCAAAGCTCACCTGAAGTCGCTGCCAACACCCTTATTTGCCTGATTCATCAGGCAAATTACCTGCTTGACCAACAGCTGCGGCAACTTGAGAAACAATTCCTCGAAGAAGGGGGATTCACGGAAAAACTTTATCAGGCGCGGCTGCAGGTCAGGAGAAAATAA
- a CDS encoding ParA family protein — MGKIIAIANQKGGVGKTTTAVNLAASLALAEKDILIIDTDPQGNSTSGLGISRDNTEKTLYDFYSEKCKIRETIRETEVDHLGIIPSTVDLLGVEVELVGREGREHILSHAIAAIRDKYRYIFIDCPPSLGLLTLNALVAADSVLIPVQCEYYALEGLGLLSNTIRLVRNSFNSGLDIEGIVLTMFDSRNTLANEVAEEVRKHFSSKVYNTVIPRNVALAEAPSHGKPALLYDARSKGAQSYVSLAKEILNENGIRQRT, encoded by the coding sequence ATGGGTAAAATAATCGCAATAGCCAATCAGAAAGGCGGTGTCGGCAAGACCACAACTGCTGTAAATCTTGCTGCTTCTCTTGCCCTTGCAGAAAAAGATATCCTCATAATAGACACTGACCCTCAGGGAAATTCTACCAGCGGACTTGGCATATCAAGAGACAATACGGAGAAGACTCTTTATGATTTTTATTCCGAAAAGTGCAAGATACGAGAAACGATAAGGGAAACAGAAGTAGATCATCTCGGCATTATCCCTTCAACCGTAGATCTCCTCGGCGTTGAGGTGGAACTTGTCGGACGCGAAGGCAGGGAGCATATTCTTTCTCATGCGATAGCTGCCATACGCGATAAATACCGGTATATATTTATCGACTGTCCGCCTTCTCTCGGTCTTTTGACGCTGAATGCGCTTGTAGCCGCTGATTCTGTTCTTATTCCTGTGCAGTGCGAATACTATGCGCTTGAAGGGCTCGGCCTTCTGTCAAACACCATCAGGCTTGTGAGAAATTCTTTTAACTCAGGCCTTGATATTGAAGGCATAGTCCTTACAATGTTTGATTCAAGAAATACGCTTGCAAATGAGGTTGCGGAAGAGGTCAGAAAACATTTCAGCAGCAAGGTATATAATACTGTAATTCCGAGAAATGTAGCGCTTGCTGAAGCGCCGAGCCACGGAAAGCCTGCCTTGCTTTATGATGCAAGGTCTAAGGGCGCGCAGAGTTATGTATCACTGGCAAAGGAGATACTGAATGAAAACGGCATTAGGCAGAGGACTTGA
- a CDS encoding tetratricopeptide repeat protein → MKIRIILLGICLIIAWNSHTAMGADAQIYFDRGNNFYNEGDFDKAIADYTKAISIDPKYAEAYYNRGQAYYRKEKYEEAIKDYTKGIELQPNDAEIYHRRGLAYFNRGQYNNAIEDATKAISLSPNFALAYYNRGLAHAKKGRYDEAIEDYNKALTIIPSYGEAYFFRGVAYTRKAAADFKKACDKGNKYACDNYKQLSE, encoded by the coding sequence ATGAAAATCAGGATTATTCTTTTAGGAATTTGCCTCATCATTGCATGGAACTCCCATACGGCGATGGGGGCTGACGCCCAGATTTATTTCGACAGGGGCAACAACTTTTACAACGAAGGTGATTTTGACAAGGCTATTGCAGATTATACAAAAGCCATCTCAATAGACCCTAAATACGCTGAGGCTTACTATAACCGCGGACAGGCATATTACAGAAAAGAAAAATATGAGGAGGCAATTAAGGATTACACCAAGGGCATTGAGTTACAGCCCAATGATGCCGAGATATACCACCGCCGGGGGCTTGCCTACTTCAACAGAGGCCAATACAACAATGCCATTGAGGACGCAACCAAGGCCATCTCCCTGAGCCCGAATTTTGCCCTGGCCTATTACAACCGCGGGCTTGCACACGCCAAAAAAGGACGCTATGACGAAGCGATTGAAGACTATAACAAGGCTCTCACTATAATCCCAAGCTACGGCGAGGCTTATTTCTTCCGCGGCGTTGCTTATACAAGGAAAGCTGCCGCTGATTTTAAAAAGGCATGCGACAAAGGGAATAAATATGCGTGCGATAACTATAAACAGCTTTCTGAGTAA
- a CDS encoding tetratricopeptide repeat protein → MKPIKIRYSLIIIVSSLIILYLGGNVLINKFYDRNHKDDFTIITVDEDKNFSSNLNYRNATDAFNKKDYELAIEELKEEINKYPSHAQAYFLLGRIYEDIEFQGGKYYSRMLNNYERYIELKPKGKRIEHVKLRVAQYYIKEGLAQQNTNYLNKAEKHLKSLDQNNGDVKMALGAIYLDYQNYDQAIAQFEKSANLSLSELKLKYNSLGLAYIKKGMYAKAEKILEIAVKIDPKDKYAHNNLGFVYAQQGKLNNAKVHFEEALKLDPTYRNAEKNLQWVKDEITKK, encoded by the coding sequence ATGAAACCAATAAAAATAAGATACTCTTTAATAATAATAGTATCATCATTAATAATTCTATATCTTGGTGGAAATGTTCTCATCAATAAATTTTATGATAGAAATCATAAAGACGACTTCACTATTATTACAGTAGACGAAGACAAGAATTTTTCCTCAAATTTAAATTATAGAAATGCAACAGATGCCTTCAACAAAAAAGATTACGAGTTAGCAATTGAGGAACTAAAAGAAGAAATCAATAAATATCCCAGCCATGCTCAAGCTTATTTTTTATTGGGTAGAATATATGAAGACATAGAGTTTCAGGGAGGAAAATATTATTCAAGGATGTTAAATAATTATGAAAGATATATAGAGCTTAAGCCAAAAGGTAAAAGAATAGAGCATGTAAAACTTAGGGTTGCACAATACTATATCAAGGAGGGATTAGCACAACAAAATACAAATTATTTAAATAAAGCTGAGAAACATTTAAAGTCTTTAGATCAAAATAATGGTGACGTCAAAATGGCACTTGGTGCTATTTATCTGGACTATCAAAATTATGATCAAGCGATAGCTCAATTCGAAAAATCTGCTAACTTGAGCCTCAGTGAATTAAAACTAAAATATAACAGCTTGGGATTGGCTTATATAAAAAAAGGGATGTATGCTAAAGCAGAAAAAATCCTTGAGATTGCAGTTAAAATTGACCCAAAAGACAAATATGCACATAACAACTTAGGATTTGTTTATGCTCAACAGGGAAAACTAAATAATGCTAAGGTTCATTTTGAAGAGGCATTAAAACTTGATCCTACTTATAGGAATGCAGAAAAAAACTTGCAATGGGTTAAAGATGAAATAACTAAAAAATGA
- a CDS encoding ParB/RepB/Spo0J family partition protein has product MKTALGRGLDALIPEKGEEILHLEVTRISAGGEQPRKVFRDGSLKELAASIKERGVLQPIIVSRAGDGSFRLIAGERRWRASQLAGLKKIPAIVKNVASRDSLEIALIENIQREDLNPVETAEAFHKLMRDFNLTQEALSEKVGKERATVANYLRLLKLPEEIKSLISDGSLSMGHARAILSIEGRANQTDAARKIIKKGLSVRETETLAKSITLSGTKKSKTHKGPKDPQIASLEDKLIKSLGTKVRIHHKGKKGGRIEIEYYSLDELDRLLDILMI; this is encoded by the coding sequence ATGAAAACGGCATTAGGCAGAGGACTTGACGCATTAATTCCTGAGAAGGGCGAAGAAATACTTCATCTGGAAGTCACCCGTATATCTGCCGGCGGAGAACAGCCGCGAAAGGTCTTCAGGGATGGCTCTCTCAAGGAACTTGCGGCCTCAATAAAGGAAAGGGGCGTGCTTCAGCCGATTATAGTCTCAAGGGCAGGAGACGGTTCGTTCAGGCTCATCGCAGGCGAACGGAGATGGCGCGCTTCGCAGCTTGCGGGGCTTAAAAAGATTCCCGCAATCGTAAAGAATGTTGCATCAAGAGACTCTCTGGAGATAGCGCTCATAGAGAACATACAGAGGGAGGACCTTAATCCTGTTGAAACAGCAGAGGCATTCCATAAACTAATGAGGGATTTCAACCTTACTCAGGAAGCTCTCTCGGAGAAGGTCGGGAAGGAGAGGGCTACTGTTGCCAATTACCTCAGGCTTCTGAAACTGCCCGAAGAAATAAAATCCTTAATCTCTGACGGCTCTTTGAGCATGGGACATGCAAGGGCCATCCTCTCTATCGAAGGAAGGGCCAATCAGACAGATGCCGCAAGAAAGATTATAAAGAAGGGGTTAAGCGTCAGGGAAACAGAAACGCTGGCTAAAAGCATCACTCTTTCAGGGACAAAAAAATCAAAAACACACAAAGGGCCTAAAGACCCGCAGATAGCATCCCTCGAAGACAAGCTTATAAAGAGTCTTGGCACAAAGGTAAGGATTCATCATAAAGGCAAAAAGGGCGGCAGGATAGAGATAGAATATTATTCCCTCGATGAACTTGACCGCTTGCTTGATATACTGATGATCTAA
- the cobA gene encoding uroporphyrinogen-III C-methyltransferase — protein sequence MKEKKGRVYLVGAGPGDIGLLTVKGMKCLQRADAVVYDFHLNAQVLNYIKHDAEFIYAGKRGGHHTMTQDEINKVLVEKAREGKVVCRLKGGDPFVFGRGGEEAEALAENNIDFEVVPGVSSAVAAPAYAGIPITHRGYSSSFAVIPGYEDMTKEESAIDWAKLATGAGTLIFLMAVKNMDVLIKKLMENGRSPDTPVAVIRWGTRPDQKTITGTLRDIADIVKEKDIKPPAVMVIGEVVKLRERLMWYEKKPMFGHRVLVTREHAGGFEPLEDLGAEMIEFPTIEIAPPENYDELDRAINKIEVYNWIIFTSGNGVKYFLKRMMEKDKDIRDLKGIKICAIGTKTAAEIKKYGIKVDLIPEEFNAEGLIKTFIKIQDSRFKIQSLKGIKFLLPRAEKAREIFPEKVRESGGEIDVPVTYRAVKPEMHGKRLKRFLKEGRISVATFTSASTFDNFMEIIGEDADELLRDVAIAVIGPVTAGAVEKAGLKVEIMPETATIEAMVEDIIKWAAKTKTAV from the coding sequence ATGAAAGAGAAAAAAGGCAGAGTTTATCTTGTTGGCGCAGGCCCCGGCGATATCGGACTGCTGACAGTCAAAGGTATGAAATGCCTCCAGAGAGCAGATGCGGTGGTTTATGATTTCCATTTAAATGCTCAGGTTTTGAATTACATAAAACATGATGCTGAATTCATATACGCCGGCAAGAGAGGCGGACACCATACAATGACGCAGGATGAAATAAACAAGGTCCTTGTTGAAAAGGCAAGAGAAGGAAAAGTTGTATGCAGGCTTAAAGGCGGCGACCCCTTTGTATTCGGCAGGGGCGGAGAAGAGGCAGAGGCGCTTGCTGAAAACAATATTGATTTTGAAGTTGTGCCCGGCGTGAGTTCTGCTGTGGCAGCGCCTGCATACGCAGGAATACCTATCACACACAGGGGATATTCATCTTCATTTGCGGTAATCCCGGGTTATGAGGACATGACAAAAGAAGAGTCTGCGATAGACTGGGCAAAGCTTGCAACAGGAGCCGGCACTCTGATTTTTTTAATGGCTGTGAAAAATATGGATGTCCTCATAAAAAAACTTATGGAAAACGGCAGAAGCCCGGACACGCCTGTTGCGGTGATAAGGTGGGGCACAAGGCCTGACCAGAAGACCATAACAGGCACTCTGAGAGACATTGCCGACATTGTGAAAGAAAAAGATATAAAGCCGCCTGCCGTTATGGTTATCGGCGAAGTCGTGAAATTAAGAGAGAGACTCATGTGGTATGAGAAGAAACCTATGTTCGGACACAGAGTGCTTGTGACAAGAGAGCATGCCGGAGGATTTGAGCCTCTTGAAGATCTGGGAGCGGAGATGATCGAATTTCCGACTATAGAGATAGCGCCGCCGGAAAACTATGATGAGCTTGACAGAGCGATAAATAAAATTGAGGTGTATAACTGGATTATTTTTACAAGCGGCAATGGCGTGAAGTATTTCCTTAAAAGGATGATGGAGAAAGACAAGGACATCAGGGATTTGAAGGGCATAAAGATATGCGCCATTGGAACAAAGACAGCAGCGGAAATAAAAAAATACGGAATTAAGGTTGACTTAATACCTGAGGAATTTAATGCGGAAGGACTGATAAAAACATTTATCAAGATTCAAGATTCAAGATTCAAAATTCAAAGTTTAAAGGGGATAAAGTTCTTACTGCCGCGCGCTGAGAAGGCAAGAGAGATTTTCCCTGAGAAGGTGAGAGAATCAGGCGGAGAGATTGATGTCCCTGTAACTTACCGCGCAGTCAAACCGGAGATGCACGGCAAACGGTTAAAGCGGTTTTTAAAAGAAGGGCGCATATCAGTTGCGACATTCACAAGCGCGTCAACATTCGACAACTTCATGGAGATTATCGGGGAAGATGCTGATGAGCTTCTCAGGGATGTTGCGATCGCTGTTATCGGGCCTGTAACTGCAGGGGCAGTTGAAAAGGCAGGGCTCAAAGTTGAGATTATGCCTGAGACCGCGACAATTGAGGCAATGGTTGAAGATATTATTAAATGGGCGGCAAAGACGAAAACTGCTGTATAA
- a CDS encoding vitamin B12-dependent ribonucleotide reductase, whose product MKVLNGLSLTQNAMKVLEKRYLKKNEEGKIVETPHELFKRVARSVAAADLHYGKTEAEVNALESSFYEMTTSLDFLPNSPTLMNAGRRLGQLSACFVLPVDDSMESIFDAVKNAAIIHKSGGGTGFSFSRLRPNGDVVGSTKGVSSGPISFMTVFDTATEAVKQGGTRRGANMGLLRVDHPDIISFITCKDENTKLTNFNISVGLTEEFMKALSEDRQYDLLNPRAQKVTQRLKAKEVFDLIVNHAWKNGEPGIVFLDRVNESNPTPHIGSIESTNPCGEQPLLPFESCNLGSINLATHVRHDSEAQVDWQKLKDTAWKAVHFLDNVIDVNKYPLKKIEEMTKANRKIGLGVMGWSDMLIQMNIPYNSERAVELAGEVMGFIQAEGKKASSALAEERGVFENYEGSIYDGKLRVRNATVTTIAPTGTLSIISGCSSGIEPLFAVSYVRTVMEGTKLIEVNPHFEKVAKERGFWNRELMEQIAEKGTIKDFKEIPDDVKAVFVTAHDITPEEHIVMQAAFQKYVDNAVSKTVNFSHEATPKDVEDVYLLAYKLGCKGVTVYRDGSREEQVLTTGKSKEKPQAADAAHTQKIIPRKRPEMIKGSTRLMKTGCGHLYITINEDDKGQLFELFTSMGKAGGCASSQAEAIGRLISLALRSNIEPEVITSQLKGVRCHQPAWHSGGQILSCADAIAMAIEKHKTDGKKGNGNGHKDVSAIMLIGACPECGGAVEHESGCAVCHNCGFTKCG is encoded by the coding sequence ATGAAGGTCTTAAATGGTCTCAGCCTTACACAGAATGCGATGAAAGTCCTTGAGAAAAGGTATCTCAAAAAAAATGAGGAAGGGAAGATTGTAGAGACGCCTCATGAGCTTTTCAAAAGGGTTGCGCGGAGTGTTGCAGCTGCCGACCTTCACTATGGAAAGACAGAGGCGGAAGTCAATGCATTAGAGTCATCTTTTTATGAGATGACAACCTCTCTGGATTTCCTCCCTAACAGCCCCACACTGATGAATGCTGGAAGAAGGCTGGGACAGCTCTCTGCATGTTTTGTGCTTCCTGTTGATGATTCAATGGAATCCATATTTGATGCGGTGAAGAACGCCGCAATAATACATAAATCAGGCGGAGGAACAGGATTCAGCTTTTCAAGGCTCAGGCCCAACGGAGATGTCGTGGGTTCAACCAAAGGCGTATCATCAGGCCCGATATCGTTCATGACAGTCTTTGATACAGCAACAGAGGCGGTAAAGCAGGGCGGGACAAGAAGAGGCGCAAATATGGGCCTTTTGAGAGTTGACCATCCTGATATCATAAGCTTCATCACATGCAAGGATGAAAATACAAAGCTTACCAATTTTAATATCTCGGTCGGGCTCACGGAAGAATTCATGAAGGCCCTGTCAGAAGACAGGCAGTATGACCTTTTAAACCCGCGCGCGCAGAAGGTTACTCAAAGGCTCAAGGCAAAAGAAGTTTTTGACCTGATAGTAAACCATGCATGGAAAAACGGAGAGCCGGGCATTGTGTTCCTTGACAGGGTAAATGAATCAAACCCCACTCCGCATATAGGTTCGATAGAATCAACAAACCCGTGCGGAGAACAGCCATTGCTTCCATTCGAATCATGCAATCTCGGTTCAATCAATCTGGCAACCCATGTCAGGCATGACAGTGAAGCGCAGGTGGACTGGCAGAAACTAAAAGACACCGCATGGAAAGCAGTGCATTTTCTTGACAACGTCATAGACGTAAACAAATATCCGTTGAAAAAAATAGAGGAGATGACAAAGGCAAACAGAAAGATAGGGCTCGGCGTTATGGGATGGTCAGACATGCTGATTCAGATGAACATACCTTACAACTCCGAACGCGCAGTAGAGCTTGCCGGGGAGGTTATGGGATTTATACAAGCAGAGGGCAAAAAGGCATCATCAGCGCTCGCGGAAGAAAGGGGAGTTTTCGAAAATTACGAAGGAAGCATCTATGACGGAAAACTCAGGGTAAGAAACGCAACAGTTACAACCATTGCGCCGACAGGCACATTATCCATAATCTCAGGATGCTCATCAGGCATAGAGCCTCTCTTTGCAGTCTCCTATGTAAGGACTGTTATGGAAGGCACAAAACTTATAGAGGTAAATCCTCATTTTGAAAAAGTCGCCAAAGAGCGGGGCTTCTGGAACAGGGAATTGATGGAGCAAATCGCTGAGAAAGGGACGATAAAAGATTTTAAGGAAATTCCTGATGATGTTAAGGCTGTGTTTGTCACGGCGCATGACATAACGCCTGAAGAGCATATAGTGATGCAGGCTGCCTTCCAGAAATATGTTGACAATGCAGTATCAAAGACAGTCAACTTCTCACATGAGGCAACGCCAAAGGATGTTGAAGATGTATACCTGCTTGCATACAAACTCGGCTGCAAGGGGGTCACTGTTTATCGCGACGGCTCAAGGGAAGAACAGGTGCTTACAACAGGCAAGTCAAAGGAAAAACCTCAGGCAGCGGATGCAGCGCACACACAGAAGATAATTCCGAGGAAAAGGCCGGAGATGATTAAAGGCTCCACGCGCCTTATGAAAACAGGATGCGGACATCTATATATAACAATCAACGAGGATGACAAAGGACAGCTCTTTGAACTCTTTACGTCAATGGGCAAGGCAGGCGGGTGCGCTTCAAGCCAGGCAGAGGCAATCGGCAGGCTCATTTCACTTGCTTTGAGGTCGAATATTGAGCCTGAAGTAATAACAAGTCAACTTAAAGGCGTGCGCTGCCACCAGCCGGCATGGCATAGCGGAGGGCAGATCCTCTCATGTGCTGACGCAATTGCAATGGCTATCGAAAAACATAAGACAGACGGCAAGAAAGGAAACGGCAACGGACACAAGGACGTTTCGGCAATCATGCTGATAGGCGCATGCCCTGAATGCGGCGGCGCAGTTGAGCACGAAAGCGGCTGCGCAGTCTGCCACAACTGCGGATTTACAAAATGCGGGTAA